Proteins found in one Luteimonas chenhongjianii genomic segment:
- a CDS encoding putative DNA modification/repair radical SAM protein translates to MNLTDKLAILADAAKYDASCASSGANRRDSSKTGGIGSTEGMGICHSYTPDGRCVSLLKILLTNFCVFDCAYCVNRVSSNVRRARFTPDEVVTLTLDFYKRNYIEGLFLSSGIIRSGDYTMEQMVEVARSLRENHRFAGYIHLKTIPDAAPELLAAAGRYADRLSINIELPTEAGMTELAPEKTHAGIHSAMGELKWRIDEDKDARRVKRQAAGVRRAKAPRFAPAGQSTQMIVGADDANDRSILESSSRMYGTYRMRRVYYSAFSPIPDASSTLPLQAPPLLREHRLYQADWLLRFYGFDVDEITPEAGAQDVAAVTPGMLDLDVDPKLAWALRNPARFPVDINRAPREMLLRVPGLGTRNVERIISARPHGALRLDDLARLRIPLKKIMPFVITPGHHPRQRLDDPARLRSELAPQPRQASLF, encoded by the coding sequence GTGAACCTGACCGACAAGCTCGCGATCCTCGCCGACGCCGCCAAGTACGATGCCTCCTGCGCGTCGAGTGGCGCGAACAGGCGCGACTCGTCGAAGACCGGTGGCATCGGCAGTACCGAAGGCATGGGCATCTGCCATTCCTACACGCCAGACGGCCGGTGCGTATCGCTGCTGAAGATCCTGCTGACGAATTTCTGCGTTTTCGACTGCGCGTATTGCGTCAACCGCGTGTCGAGCAACGTCCGGCGTGCGCGGTTCACGCCCGACGAGGTCGTGACGCTGACGCTGGATTTCTACAAGCGCAACTACATCGAAGGCCTGTTCCTCTCCAGCGGCATCATCCGCAGCGGCGACTACACCATGGAGCAGATGGTCGAAGTCGCGCGCAGCCTGCGCGAGAACCATCGCTTCGCGGGCTACATCCATCTCAAGACCATTCCCGACGCCGCGCCGGAACTGCTGGCGGCCGCGGGCCGGTATGCCGACCGCCTCAGCATCAACATCGAGCTGCCTACCGAAGCCGGGATGACGGAGCTGGCGCCGGAGAAGACCCATGCCGGCATCCACAGTGCGATGGGCGAACTCAAATGGCGCATCGACGAGGACAAGGACGCGCGCAGGGTCAAGCGCCAGGCCGCAGGCGTGCGCCGGGCGAAGGCGCCGCGCTTTGCGCCGGCCGGACAGAGCACGCAGATGATCGTCGGCGCCGACGACGCCAATGATCGCAGCATCCTCGAATCGAGCAGCCGCATGTACGGCACCTACCGGATGCGCCGTGTCTACTACTCGGCCTTCAGCCCGATTCCGGATGCCTCCAGCACCCTGCCGCTCCAGGCGCCGCCGCTGCTGCGCGAGCACCGCCTCTACCAGGCCGACTGGCTGCTGCGCTTCTACGGCTTCGACGTCGACGAGATCACGCCGGAGGCCGGCGCGCAGGACGTTGCTGCGGTCACGCCCGGCATGCTCGATCTCGATGTTGATCCCAAGCTCGCGTGGGCATTGCGCAATCCTGCGCGCTTTCCTGTCGACATCAACCGCGCGCCGCGGGAAATGCTGCTGCGCGTGCCGGGCCTGGGCACGCGCAACGTGGAGCGCATCATCTCGGCGCGTCCGCACGGTGCGCTGCGGCTCGACGACCTCGCACGCCTGCGCATCCCCCTGAAGAAGATCATGCCGTTCGTGATCACGCCGGGGCACCATCCGCGCCAGCGCCTCGACGATCCCGCCCGCCTGCGCAGCGAACTTGCTCCGCAGCCGCGGCAGGCAAGCCTGTTCTGA
- a CDS encoding cytochrome c oxidase subunit II codes for MPIRDRRRASALFAAAFAVAASACGGPQSMLDPAGPAAAEIARGGWLMTGLFSAVWIGVMLLLWYTLRRREAGDTPRRPERLILWGGVALPLVVVAGLLVYGTLTSARVTGVGSEPDAVVEVTARQWQWHFRYRDANDQVIGESIDELAMPLGQMIEFRITSDDVIHSFWIPRLGGKVDAIPGRINVLRLRADRATPIRGQCAEFCGLEHARMVFPVRVLEPAALTDWLAGRDARPDDEPPSAHAPAGRAPPRHGASEDVL; via the coding sequence ATGCCGATCCGAGACCGCCGGCGCGCCAGCGCCCTGTTCGCCGCCGCGTTCGCGGTGGCCGCCAGTGCATGCGGCGGCCCGCAGTCCATGCTCGATCCTGCCGGTCCCGCTGCCGCCGAGATCGCCCGCGGCGGTTGGTTGATGACCGGACTGTTTTCCGCGGTGTGGATCGGGGTGATGCTGCTGCTGTGGTACACCCTGCGCCGGCGCGAAGCCGGTGACACGCCGCGCCGGCCCGAGCGGCTGATCCTGTGGGGCGGCGTGGCGCTGCCGCTGGTCGTGGTCGCAGGCCTGCTGGTCTACGGCACGCTGACCAGCGCGCGCGTGACCGGCGTGGGCAGCGAGCCCGATGCGGTGGTCGAGGTGACCGCGCGCCAGTGGCAATGGCACTTCCGCTACCGCGACGCGAACGACCAGGTGATCGGCGAGAGCATCGACGAACTGGCGATGCCGCTGGGGCAGATGATCGAGTTCCGCATCACCAGCGACGACGTGATCCACAGCTTCTGGATTCCGAGGCTGGGCGGCAAGGTCGACGCGATTCCCGGCCGCATCAACGTGCTGCGCCTGCGCGCCGACCGCGCCACACCGATACGCGGCCAATGCGCCGAATTCTGTGGGTTGGAACACGCGCGCATGGTCTTTCCGGTCCGGGTGCTCGAACCCGCCGCGCTGACGGACTGGCTGGCCGGACGCGATGCACGGCCTGACGACGAGCCACCCTCGGCCCACGCGCCGGCCGGACGCGCGCCGCCACGCCACGGCGCCTCGGAGGACGTGCTGTGA
- the ctaD gene encoding cytochrome c oxidase subunit I → MSPATPDHTIPTPGDHLRHGDRLARLERVWANGPGLVGQLTAVNHSTVSMRVIVTGFAFLLVGGLLSMFMRLQLAWPGLQVLDPQRYAQFVTMHGTTMMFLFAVPIMGGFAMYLVPKMIGARDLPFPRLSSFGYWCYLFGGLFLYSSFIFGSVPDTGWFMYTPLSDSTYSPGKGADFWLIGVTFAEIAAVVSAVEVIAAVLITRAPGMDLRRMPLFVWAMLVTAFMIAFGFPPLILASILLEIQRAFDFAFFEVARGGDPLLWQHLFWLFGHPEVYIIFLPAAGVVSMVVSTFARRPMVGYTWIVLALVATGFLSFGLWVHHMFAVGIPLLALAFFSAASMMVAIPTGIQIFAWLATLWAGKPWLRVPMLYIIGFFVVFVCGGLTGVMLAFVPFNWQVHDTHFVVAHLHYVLIGGLMFPLFAGLYYWLPLASGRMPSESLSRSGFWLVFIGFNLAFLPMHLTGMVGMPRRVDSYAMELGVHWLNLLSTAAGFVMAVGVVAILIDVALCFVLGRRGVENPWQAGTLEWAVPSPVPTYNFASVPQIESRYPLWDNPEVVAATRRTDGLLGEAHDDRRELLGTGIQSGRPEQVIRVSTSTWLPILAAFTIAILLAGFISSQYWLSILMLVPLIGLFLHWAWTTGDRHAPAELEVAPGLRLPTQAAARNAPGWWALVVTLLIDGSLFASLVFAYFYLWLNAPVWPAVGATVMAWRPALVALAPLVLPLLAAWLGPVALAAGRLRTAIAWQVVAVVGGAVYLGLHLPALWAAVGAPQVHAYASVVWTLAGFHAVHILVAMLIGGFTAMRIRCGYVDGVRRLESRIAAAFWRYTVGIGVVTWAVLHLFPRWA, encoded by the coding sequence GTGAGCCCCGCGACGCCCGACCACACCATTCCCACCCCCGGCGACCATCTGCGCCATGGCGATCGCCTCGCCAGGCTGGAACGCGTCTGGGCGAATGGGCCGGGCCTGGTCGGCCAGCTGACCGCGGTCAACCATTCCACGGTCTCGATGCGCGTGATCGTCACCGGCTTCGCCTTCCTGCTGGTCGGCGGCCTGCTGTCGATGTTCATGCGCCTGCAACTGGCCTGGCCGGGCCTGCAGGTGCTCGACCCGCAGCGCTACGCGCAGTTCGTGACCATGCACGGCACGACGATGATGTTCCTGTTCGCGGTGCCGATCATGGGCGGGTTCGCCATGTATCTGGTGCCCAAGATGATCGGCGCGCGCGACCTGCCGTTCCCGCGACTGTCGTCGTTCGGCTACTGGTGCTACCTGTTCGGTGGGCTGTTCCTGTACTCGAGCTTCATCTTCGGCAGCGTGCCCGACACGGGCTGGTTCATGTACACGCCGCTCAGTGACTCGACCTATTCCCCGGGCAAGGGCGCGGACTTCTGGCTGATCGGCGTGACCTTCGCCGAAATCGCCGCGGTGGTCTCGGCGGTGGAGGTGATCGCCGCGGTGCTGATCACCCGTGCGCCGGGGATGGACCTGCGCCGGATGCCGCTGTTCGTCTGGGCGATGCTGGTCACCGCCTTCATGATCGCGTTCGGCTTCCCGCCGCTGATCCTGGCCAGCATCCTGCTCGAGATCCAGCGCGCGTTCGATTTCGCGTTCTTCGAAGTCGCGCGCGGCGGCGATCCGCTGCTGTGGCAGCACCTGTTCTGGCTGTTCGGCCATCCCGAGGTCTACATCATCTTCCTGCCCGCGGCCGGCGTGGTGTCGATGGTCGTATCGACCTTCGCGCGGCGACCGATGGTCGGCTACACCTGGATCGTGCTGGCGCTGGTCGCCACCGGCTTCCTCAGCTTCGGCCTGTGGGTGCACCACATGTTCGCGGTCGGCATTCCGTTGCTGGCGCTGGCCTTCTTCAGCGCGGCCAGCATGATGGTGGCGATCCCGACCGGCATCCAGATCTTCGCGTGGCTGGCGACGCTGTGGGCCGGCAAGCCGTGGCTACGCGTGCCGATGCTCTACATCATCGGCTTCTTCGTGGTCTTCGTCTGCGGCGGCCTGACCGGCGTGATGCTGGCATTCGTGCCGTTCAACTGGCAGGTGCACGACACCCACTTCGTCGTTGCCCATCTGCACTACGTGCTGATCGGCGGGCTGATGTTCCCGCTGTTCGCCGGCCTCTATTACTGGCTGCCGCTGGCCAGCGGGCGCATGCCCAGCGAATCGCTGAGCCGCAGCGGCTTCTGGCTGGTGTTCATCGGCTTCAATCTCGCATTCCTGCCGATGCACCTGACCGGCATGGTCGGGATGCCGCGGCGCGTGGACAGCTACGCGATGGAACTCGGCGTGCACTGGCTCAACCTGCTGTCGACGGCGGCGGGCTTCGTGATGGCGGTCGGCGTGGTGGCGATCCTGATCGATGTCGCGCTGTGCTTCGTCCTCGGACGCCGCGGGGTCGAGAATCCCTGGCAGGCCGGCACCCTGGAATGGGCGGTGCCCTCGCCGGTGCCGACCTACAACTTCGCGTCGGTGCCGCAGATCGAAAGCCGCTACCCGCTGTGGGACAACCCCGAAGTGGTCGCGGCCACGCGACGCACCGACGGCCTGCTCGGCGAAGCCCACGACGACCGCCGCGAACTCCTCGGCACCGGCATCCAGTCCGGGCGTCCGGAACAGGTGATCCGGGTCTCCACATCGACCTGGCTGCCGATCCTGGCGGCGTTCACGATCGCCATCCTGCTGGCCGGCTTCATCAGCTCCCAATACTGGCTGTCGATCCTGATGCTGGTGCCGCTGATCGGCCTGTTCCTGCACTGGGCCTGGACCACGGGCGACCGCCATGCGCCGGCGGAGTTGGAGGTGGCGCCCGGCCTGCGCCTGCCGACGCAGGCCGCGGCGCGCAACGCGCCGGGCTGGTGGGCGCTGGTCGTCACGCTGCTGATCGATGGCTCGCTGTTCGCATCGCTGGTGTTCGCCTACTTCTACCTCTGGCTCAACGCGCCGGTGTGGCCCGCAGTCGGCGCGACGGTCATGGCGTGGAGGCCGGCGCTGGTCGCGCTGGCCCCGCTGGTCCTGCCGCTGCTGGCGGCGTGGCTGGGACCCGTGGCGCTGGCGGCGGGCAGGCTGCGCACGGCGATCGCATGGCAGGTGGTGGCCGTCGTCGGCGGCGCCGTGTATCTGGGTCTGCATCTGCCCGCGCTGTGGGCGGCGGTCGGCGCGCCGCAAGTCCATGCCTATGCGTCCGTCGTATGGACCCTGGCCGGGTTCCACGCGGTCCACATTCTGGTGGCGATGCTGATCGGTGGCTTCACCGCGATGCGGATCCGCTGTGGCTATGTGGACGGCGTGCGCCGCCTCGAGTCGCGGATCGCCGCGGCGTTCTGGCGCTACACCGTCGGCATCGGCGTGGTCACCTGGGCGGTGCTGCACCTGTTCCCGAGGTGGGCATGA
- a CDS encoding DUF2231 domain-containing protein, which yields MESVLAIAKHPIHPMLVTFPIAFLSMVVVTDVLFLWLGAAFWAELSLWLNVGGLGFGLLAGVVGTFDMMSIRVVRRHVSAWNHFIVAVMVLAIATLGVWLRLPDPVAAVWPWGLLSSAVMAGLVGVAGWLGGTLSFRHGVGVYGDEEADAADGPDPDRKPPAE from the coding sequence GTGGAAAGCGTGCTGGCGATCGCCAAGCACCCGATCCACCCGATGCTGGTGACCTTTCCGATCGCGTTCCTGTCGATGGTCGTGGTCACCGACGTCCTCTTCCTGTGGCTGGGCGCTGCGTTCTGGGCGGAACTGTCGCTGTGGCTCAACGTCGGCGGCCTCGGCTTCGGTCTGCTGGCCGGCGTCGTCGGCACCTTCGACATGATGTCGATCCGCGTCGTACGCCGGCACGTTTCCGCATGGAACCACTTCATCGTCGCGGTGATGGTGCTGGCGATAGCCACGCTCGGCGTCTGGCTGCGGCTGCCCGATCCGGTCGCTGCAGTGTGGCCGTGGGGCCTGCTGTCGTCGGCGGTGATGGCCGGCCTGGTCGGCGTCGCCGGCTGGCTCGGCGGCACGCTGAGCTTCCGCCACGGGGTGGGCGTCTATGGGGACGAGGAAGCGGACGCTGCCGACGGTCCGGATCCGGACCGCAAGCCCCCCGCGGAATAG
- a CDS encoding CopD family protein: MYFWLKILHILAMTIWFSGLFFLPRLFVARHRHEIDANPEYWNPVTNMLFFRIMTPAALVTITVGGILFAWNPAGAWLVLKLVVVAGAVLLHLYFGLLLYELGHDRDHHGPTFYRAIGWVPLVFLLLIAGLTGAKPLTLGNLPAPPMGPVEAEEIVPGLEEGEGLPRLELPES; the protein is encoded by the coding sequence GTGTACTTCTGGCTCAAGATCCTGCACATCCTGGCAATGACGATCTGGTTTTCCGGTCTGTTTTTCCTGCCGCGGCTGTTCGTCGCGCGGCATCGCCACGAGATCGACGCGAATCCCGAATACTGGAATCCGGTCACCAACATGCTGTTCTTCCGGATCATGACGCCGGCGGCGCTGGTGACCATCACCGTGGGCGGCATCCTGTTCGCGTGGAATCCCGCGGGCGCGTGGCTGGTGCTCAAGCTGGTCGTCGTTGCAGGCGCGGTGCTGCTGCATCTGTACTTCGGCCTGCTGCTCTACGAGCTGGGGCACGACCGCGACCACCACGGGCCGACGTTCTATCGGGCGATCGGATGGGTGCCGCTGGTCTTCCTGCTGCTCATTGCCGGATTGACCGGCGCCAAGCCGCTGACGCTGGGGAATCTTCCGGCGCCGCCGATGGGACCGGTCGAGGCCGAGGAGATCGTGCCCGGACTGGAGGAGGGCGAGGGCCTGCCGCGGCTGGAGTTGCCGGAGTCCTGA
- a CDS encoding cytochrome c oxidase assembly protein, which translates to MSRVPISFIASTASVLLLAAPHLWAAPADGPPPPLSQAWTLSAWTLLPLAVLAAAYATGWMRQRAHGGTPLREALAFAFAMLVLALALVWPLDAYAGYLASAHVAQHMVLLALAPPLLLAARPFATVASTLPRGAAAASGRLLAPLAGAATSALGLATLVHIATMWLWHMPGMIAVSLASESVHRGMLASVLLAGLWFWSAVLRRLRAHDGGAAGACVALVTAMMCMGFLGALLTFSPRLLYPAYTDRALLAGVDALRDQQLAGLLMWVPGGVPYLVVGLLLVVALIRELRRDPGARVA; encoded by the coding sequence ATGTCGCGTGTGCCTATTTCCTTCATCGCATCGACCGCTTCTGTTCTGCTGCTGGCTGCGCCGCATCTGTGGGCAGCGCCGGCGGACGGTCCGCCGCCGCCGTTGTCGCAGGCGTGGACGCTGTCTGCCTGGACGCTGCTGCCCCTGGCGGTGCTCGCAGCGGCATATGCGACGGGGTGGATGCGACAGCGCGCGCACGGCGGAACGCCGCTGCGCGAAGCACTTGCGTTCGCGTTCGCCATGCTCGTGCTGGCGCTCGCGCTGGTCTGGCCGCTCGATGCGTACGCGGGCTACCTCGCATCTGCGCACGTCGCCCAGCACATGGTCCTGCTGGCGCTGGCCCCGCCCCTGCTGCTGGCCGCGCGTCCGTTCGCGACCGTCGCTTCCACGCTGCCGCGCGGCGCCGCTGCTGCCAGTGGGCGGTTGCTGGCGCCACTGGCCGGCGCCGCGACCTCCGCACTGGGCCTGGCCACGCTGGTCCACATCGCGACGATGTGGCTGTGGCACATGCCCGGCATGATCGCCGTCTCGCTCGCGAGCGAAAGCGTGCACCGCGGCATGCTCGCCAGCGTGCTGCTCGCCGGCCTGTGGTTCTGGAGCGCGGTCCTGCGGCGACTGCGCGCGCACGATGGCGGCGCGGCCGGTGCCTGCGTGGCGCTGGTGACCGCGATGATGTGCATGGGCTTCCTCGGCGCGCTGTTGACGTTCTCGCCGCGACTGCTCTATCCGGCCTATACCGACCGCGCCCTGCTGGCCGGCGTCGACGCGCTGCGCGACCAGCAGCTGGCCGGCCTGCTGATGTGGGTGCCGGGCGGCGTGCCCTATCTGGTCGTGGGCCTGCTGCTCGTCGTCGCGCTCATCCGCGAGCTGCGCCGCGACCCCGGCGCTCGCGTGGCATGA
- a CDS encoding ferredoxin reductase family protein, translating to MNTRWRRLALWLLAWMAAALLPMAIALAGDAPAVRGRIVETGAMLGLLGLGVLAAQALTSGRQRWFARGLGQDDVLQFHRQTGLLGWGLVLAHPLTMFLGDTRFLDYLDPREDWLRATSLWCALLAATWLTATSLGRLSFGLQYEHWRALHGALALLVVAIGLGHALMVGHYTAPMWKKAALAVVVGASLYAVLENRVLRPRRLARRPWTVQSVRTARDGSHVLRLLPSGHPGLDFRPGQYAWITIGETPWRLQQHPFSISSSADDRTLEFTIKPLGDFTGRVGALTPGMRAFVEGPYGEFAYLPSRCPHGAVFIAGGVGITPIMSMLRTASDRRASAPLWLLYGNPGWDDVLFRDELEALAQALPLTVIHVLEAPPDGWTGETGHIDGNLLDRRLPRDLPQLPVYVCGPEALANAVEPELIARGVPSDRLYSERFNLV from the coding sequence ATGAACACCCGCTGGCGGCGGCTCGCGCTGTGGCTGCTGGCGTGGATGGCGGCTGCGCTGCTGCCGATGGCGATCGCGCTGGCCGGCGATGCGCCGGCCGTTCGCGGACGGATCGTCGAGACCGGCGCCATGCTCGGCCTGCTCGGACTGGGCGTACTCGCCGCGCAGGCGCTGACCTCCGGACGACAACGCTGGTTCGCACGTGGACTCGGCCAGGACGACGTGCTGCAGTTCCATCGCCAGACCGGCCTGCTCGGCTGGGGCCTGGTCCTGGCGCATCCGCTGACGATGTTCCTCGGCGATACGCGCTTCCTCGACTACCTCGATCCACGTGAGGACTGGCTGCGTGCGACCTCACTGTGGTGCGCGTTGCTGGCGGCCACCTGGCTCACCGCCACATCACTGGGGCGCCTGTCGTTCGGCCTGCAGTACGAACACTGGCGTGCGCTGCATGGCGCGCTCGCGCTGCTGGTGGTGGCGATCGGCCTGGGCCATGCGCTGATGGTCGGTCACTACACCGCGCCGATGTGGAAGAAGGCCGCGCTGGCCGTGGTCGTCGGCGCGTCGCTCTACGCGGTGCTGGAGAACCGCGTGCTGCGCCCGCGCCGGCTGGCGCGTCGCCCGTGGACGGTGCAGTCGGTGCGGACCGCGCGTGACGGCAGCCACGTCCTGCGGCTGCTGCCGTCCGGCCACCCCGGCCTCGACTTCCGCCCCGGCCAGTACGCCTGGATCACGATCGGGGAGACGCCGTGGCGATTGCAGCAGCACCCGTTCTCGATCAGTTCCAGTGCCGACGACCGGACGCTGGAATTCACCATCAAGCCGCTCGGTGACTTCACCGGCCGCGTCGGCGCGCTGACACCGGGCATGCGCGCGTTCGTCGAAGGCCCCTACGGTGAATTCGCCTACCTGCCGTCGCGATGCCCGCACGGCGCGGTGTTCATTGCCGGCGGCGTGGGCATCACCCCGATCATGAGCATGCTGCGGACCGCAAGCGACCGCCGGGCGAGCGCGCCGCTATGGCTGCTCTACGGCAACCCGGGCTGGGACGACGTGCTGTTCCGTGACGAGCTCGAAGCACTGGCGCAGGCATTGCCGCTGACCGTGATCCATGTGCTCGAGGCGCCTCCCGACGGCTGGACCGGCGAAACCGGCCACATCGACGGCAATCTGCTCGACCGCCGCCTGCCCCGCGACTTGCCGCAACTGCCGGTCTATGTCTGTGGGCCGGAGGCGCTGGCGAATGCGGTCGAGCCGGAGCTGATCGCGCGCGGCGTGCCGTCCGACCGGCTGTACTCCGAACGCTTCAATCTCGTGTGA